The genomic region CATTGGAAAgctcaatttcatgttgatggtcaagtggatatcaagacccttgcagagcatattatttgtcatgatgattacagtgatcaatttaagattaattttgtggtgcttgctgtgtctttgttaatgcgcaacaatcagaagccgttcgtcaatcaccatgtactaaaatcgctgaggaatgtgtctgccattggtcagcttgattggtgtcaatttgtcatggagagtttgcggtataacacaaaggattgggtcaagaaggggaagaagaatcactttggtggacctctcctgtttctaatGGTACAAATCTTATGCGTTACATTTATTGTTAGTTATTATGGTTTTAAAACCTGCCATTTTCCAGTCATAATCCTGTTTTTACTTgcagcttgtttatgttgaccgtgttgtccatgaaaaacgattcgtagaaagagattactatactcttttgaattggacatctgctgcacttttctcaagggaaaagcaggagatggaagctggtcagtttggtcttggtcgtgtaaaaggtcgattgatggaaagaattagattttctaatccatgtagacaagtggttgaaaaagtgcggagagtgtcgagggatgttagtactgatacaaaatctccaatttcatactcgtctccggaggtatatccattgattctcgaagtattcactattccttttcaagattcactttgaaatattttctttgtaccttcatagtactaaagatgtaccttcatagtactaaatATGTACCTTCATACTGTGCCTTGTCCAGGAGTTTGCAGATGACTACACTGCTTCAGCAAAGAGAGTCATGGAAGATATGGTTGTGTTAGATGAGAAATACGCGGTTGGTTTGCAATGTTTCCAGGTGAAGAGTGTGTCAAACAGGCCCATTCGGCAACTGAATTTGtatatttgacatatggtggtggtaCCGAAGATGTGTCGTGTGCACCGCCGTGGGAATCCAGCACACTAGATGAGGATGAACAGTTTATTGCTGTAGCAAATGCAGCTGAGAAAGCGTACAAATTGAAACTTGCTCGTGCTAAACACAGAGAACAATGTGCTAAGTGGAGAAATTCATTTGTACCTGTCACTGGTGAATTTTCGTTCGATTTAGGGTTGGAGAAAGACTTTCCTGAGAGTGAGGCAAGGTTAGTCATGACTAAAGGGGTTAAACGGGATTGCCGTGTCACCTTTGGTGAATCTTCTTCACTACCAAAAGGGTTCATTTCATGGCAAGTCCTTCTTATATACCTCTATCCAAAGAACAAAGCAAAGTCATCTCGTTTTGATCCGTTGTTTTTGCTATCCAAGATGACACCAATGTGTTAACGCCTCTTCTTTGCGGTGCACCTTCAAGTGGTGATTATGTTTTCAAATGACCGGAGCACTAACAATCGTCGTTCCAGGTAATCTAAAATGTGAACTTGTTAAATTAACATTTTGTGAATGTCATTTTCACTGTTTCACACCTGACAAGTAATTTGTTATATTTTTTGCTCTAGTGAGCACTTATATTCGTACAAGACTTATTTTGCAACGCGAATGCATTTGTGGTCATTAAAGCCGTCTGAACATGTTTCGAGTGTTGTCATTGATTGCTGGTCATCATATTTGAattgtaaagaggaagaaaacaatcttggtactccgaagcggttcttttttaccacgcttgtgcatgtatgtacatttacatacactcttaaattttgtgtgtaatatgtattttgaaatattgtaCTTCCCTCTTTCGTTACTTTCCCATGCGATGCAGTATTAGCGAAACCCAGCCCAGGTTTAAGTGAtgaaaaaatttatgaattattcgaGGCTCGTGCAAACATGGAGTTGCAGCTTTTTCCGGGAATAGAAATAGCTTCTATCGCACTcgtaagttgttattgtttgcttgacatactttgcaattttctttgccattgttgtattgcattttaaaaaAATTGAGACATACTATTATCGCATAAGTTCTTTCTTTTTTAGATTAATTCCAACTACTAAACTCATTTGAACCTCAActtgtatatacccattttatattaaaaatattCAGATTAGGCCAAAGTAGAataaatggccatttaacacaatgttaatgCTATAATTTCTCAATGTACTTTCTAAACGTCCTAAATGTacttttaaaatatttacaatgttaatgttgtaatttctcAATGTGGGGAATATCTTATATGCATGAGCGATTTGCAACTATATGCACACGTTGGGAACATAGACCATGAGTCATACTATCATTCCATGTCTAcattctgcttttgttttattttttgcttgagtcaaagggaattttctttgcgtttgtattaaataaggtcactttatattgcaatgtctttgttctcattttttacatgtgcctcatgattagttaaaatgtaccctttgaagagtttgactgtacttatgattgtacgtcatttgttttataatttcagttttttttcccaattgtacacgagaaacactttttcttatacgtggttgacctggtgaggaagcgtttcgtcattcttgacaactcactctcagatgaagatgccatcaagaaatatggtgtatctccacTGTTAACAGTATGTTTGAATTTGACACATTTTTGTTGTTCTATTGACTTTTGACTATTAGTCACGCTTAACACTGGTTTACAATGTTTTGTCATAGATTGATGCTTTTGGAAGGTTTTTGGGTGAGAACCCAAAACTTCGACTCTAGCAACATTGTGTTGGCTATGGATCCCATTGTTGCAAAGCTTAGTTGGAGAAATAACTACAATGTTGATGACGGTGGTatatacacaatgagacacatggaaacatttatgggattaatctcttggaaatgtggcctgatgaaaaatgatgtgagtgttggttcttattttaaagaaattcatgttCATTGTGTTTTGCCTATCTTGTTAATTGTTGGCTTCTGTTTTGCAGCGGAGCG from Silene latifolia isolate original U9 population chromosome 3, ASM4854445v1, whole genome shotgun sequence harbors:
- the LOC141648995 gene encoding uncharacterized protein LOC141648995 — protein: MMLLASQLEENLFYFHVCSEEDANVMRFYAHWKAQFHVDGQVDIKTLAEHIICHDDYSDQFKINFVVLAVSLLMRNNQKPFVNHHVLKSLRNVSAIGQLDWCQFVMESLRYNTKDWVKKGKKNHFGGPLLFLMLVYVDRVVHEKRFVERDYYTLLNWTSAALFSREKQEMEAGQFGLGRVKGRLMERIRFSNPCRQVVEKVRRVSRDVSTDTKSPISYSSPEEFADDYTASAKRVMEDMVVLDEKYAVGLQCFQVKSVSNRPIRQLNLYI